The Bombus terrestris chromosome 16, iyBomTerr1.2, whole genome shotgun sequence genome includes a region encoding these proteins:
- the LOC100645102 gene encoding uncharacterized protein LOC100645102 isoform X6: MSFVLKLGTVETSLEKKNSNSSQSSSSVNQETSNTTGTDDASSKPQILQCLESAAEIPAGHVISFSTVKSVSVTYPVAKAVREVQRITGPQTNTTQVLSTRVISQKLPSSSHQTQSAPLTLNASSNVTHVPVNAQSLSSPGSGVAHVYPLQHATVSTQSKQQTRNQVVVTCEGKQQQQQTTTISSLQASMPLKVQPVPSQLVVSNNAVRAITTATSLPNIQRIHVKTQNLVGQGQTVNLQKVKAVTNVSQGVTVQRNSVPRIQTAQKSQMSSTGTAQTTQFAVNQVTNNTNVQRTQQQGNSTLQKAQANAANTQKIAQVYNNQKVSSQMLSSHPNHKAQLQQIPSNQQQGLQKLQVQSQKTVTVPRQQSNAAAVNNVQKCGNSVTGMQKVQVMGQVQCQQQLPQVQKHVQQVQPPTQHQRSQTTTALQKSQTATTVNSSRVQSFASACKSNSVPNISKTLQNANLLTVNKQPVISQPQQSQQVHIQNSSQLQQQLLQQTSQAQQQSQQQAAQKQQPQQQQQANTNPQTQKSLSITNVHQKTIAATIPNNQRTQVVNSKIQQQQMVMRVGVTKNQAQNLQQSNLKSSVPQKIANTVKTSNSQNVVQQSLHRNANAQPVKIIQQQQNVIGPQNAQKQPGCIKTIPPQKPAQRNHTQKVTGIKTSLNTNVAAVKGQGPATAIAQKASIKTLLPQQTVATNMLMHKNQPIKIQQQAIQQKQLITTSQFSQQVRQQSGQVKTLLPVTSMEPRKDVENKIEPELRESKEDERQQRPITPIIRIPPPYECLQYVLQDHNYGAPPPRTPSPPSPPSHAKQPINGAGSSSTTSQHPYIYGKVVSGANMDDDAASAISSEIGRDAELEGEETETAPEGEGDDEDSVTRCICDFEHDDGYMICCDRCLVWQHVDCMGIDRSNIPDEYLCEICRPRRVDRQRARALQMRKREELLNSDTSSDTSSTSSADTDVGVSTIPKKRTLQQQIPRRKSEPPQVRRLNNNNNNNNNNVAKRQRRDSHPRQSSAVRKKEATKRGPGKRKAKRRMSLEDKEEETQDTWSSNVAPLRQWIERYEEAVTNHYSPELRARISSIKVNGTHSDLRQSNMNIIATGKCRLNVHSNNVRFLVATMYLPPNTPVVELRGKYMLSTQHRPSYPQGRHHTQRPGPFVFFYRLPRDGTEVCVDTRTYGNDARFVRRSCKPNAEVKHCIEKGTLHLYIVTTSAIEKNAEITIRHEQHDLLLSPNPNGPMMPIVCACNNPRECQIVSLNQLNRRGSNGALAENADGRERRRRGRRNTICEDSDSSTVISNNTVITQPAPPPTTVSSSVSAPPRRTVTTTVANTVRQIPKEETLTLVQQPQTSPNLSQPIVSETKKDKKKMTREERKMEAIMKAFERLEKAEQRKQEVQARNAQRKESGGTHSDNEDSHSVTIQTKQKQQNSDRPLRRKRRKGRARTTSTSQSQSSSRRTRLNSADSDESSGEESNSMQSPPLLSQNHSQSRDAPYHLHAPAKSTNENVTTAAHQGIPTAAGLLLALANSNAPGPSSPPLQQPTPVKSPTCDSGASSSSQSSTPSTPLSSACLLVAAAVGPLAPGFKFPKTKKVLMNEWLKESPDPPQSNISQISPLPTLPPASATNSINPLCRSSDFSLPTDSSAEFLTQSYAAKSLATLVQAANSVSGICDSPPQRKQQAISGNTVCPVSTGSAKKRWLRQAISEECDSPNSRPESPPASEMVAPPKKRRIARESLSSDNYTPPTTPTMLVPESTPNNRSLCPAEDDFIEHLQSSLVDQNEEGHTTTESVKQEVASHEHANSNEAVRQKLSIDIPQDFHLKTVKSEKHLVIDTSIMKEENIGMKKEEKDEMDCDTYMHLESKSFIKNELRSVKNEPVGHQKNKSKKEYIIKKEENLDMEKGTVEIVDQNEGDTEMEDFSSPIAVMESDAILKERVAEMKLEFGGSISEMVKVEDDKCDDDKRFEDAKCEIKSDDNMSIDEFDVEAQMKKITGDDGNDYKEKVDTSSEKDKSMDGIEGLMESSKEDSESEDKDIDDVKYESPSFKSFNLNHEEKLFKEFGSKSEPECIIENNIKEIEQSQESQKIEQPSAFVTSSEESIFESVSSNMDTESITEPPKSFHSIPPLSERIRKKTEATSAPKSQLNFEAAIIESTIDMETEDESKNGEQKSMLSTALRELLEAKLDDLTNESAKEEVIEENNTPYIEPKSETSEQIIEIQECTTKPIPQNIHNEETPVKEEEAPPKEIKRLKDPRTVVPNSMPAPAFKPETIPPVKRK; this comes from the exons ATGAGCTTCGTCTTAAAGTTGGGCACCGTAGAAACATCCCTCGAGAAGAAGAACTCCAATAGCAGTCAGTCGTCCTCGTCGGTGAATCAGGAAACATCGAACACGACGGGAACCGACGATGCCAGCAGCAAACCACAGATCCTTCAATGTTTGGAGAGTGCCGCAGAAATTCCAGCTGGTCATGTTATTTCCTTTTCCACCGTGAAATCAGTTAGCGTTACCTATCCAGTAGCAAAAGCCGTTAGGGAGGTGCAGAGAATCACTGGACCTCAAACGAATACCACCCAGGTGCTGTCGACTCGCGTCATCTCTCAGAAATTACCGTCGTCTAGCCATCAAACACAGTCCGCGCCTTTAACGCTGAACGCATCCTCCAACGTAACCCATGTTCCGGTAAACGCTCAATCTTTATCATCTCCAGGTAGCGGAGTAGCACATGTGTATCCTTTGCAGCATGCCACAGTATCCACGCAGAGCAAACAGCAAACTAGAAATCAGGTGGTCGTCACCTGTGAGGGcaagcaacaacagcaacagacGACCACGATATCTAGTTTGCAGGCTAGCATGCCTTTAAAAGTCCAACCGGTCCCTTCGCAGCTTGTCGTAAGCAACAACGCGGTTAGAGCCATCACTACCGCGACTTCATTGCCCAACATTCAAAGGATACACGTGAAAACGCAAAATCTCGTCGGACAGGGTCAGACGGTTAACTTGCAGAAAGTGAAGGCTGTGACGAATGTCAGTCAAGGGGTAACCGTGCAGAGGAACTCCGTACCTAGGATACAGACCGCACAGAAGAGCCAAATGTCGTCGACTGGTACCGCTCAAACCACTCAGTTTGCTGTTAATCAAGTCACGAACAATACCAACGTACAGAGAACCCAACAACAAGGGAATTCGACGCTTCAAAAAGCTCAAGCAAACGCCGCGAACACGCAGAAAATAGCGCAGGTCTACAATAACCAAAAGGTATCGTCGCAGATGTTAAGTAGCCATCCGAATCATAAGGCACAACTACAACAAATACCGAGTAATCAACAGCAGGGCTTACAGAAATTACAGGTTCAGTCGCAGAAGACCGTGACTGTGCCTAGGCAACAATCGAACGCTGCGGCGGTGAATAACGTCCAAAAATGTGGCAACTCCGTAACTGGTATGCAGAAGGTACAAGTAATGGGGCAAGTACAATGTCAGCAACAGTTACCGCAGGTTCAGAAACACGTGCAACAAGTTCAACCGCCGACGCAGCATCAGAGATCACAAACTACGACGGCTTTGCAAAAGTCTCAGACTGCGACCACGGTTAATTCCAGCAGAGTACAATCTTTCGCGAGCGCTTGCAAGAGTAACAGCGTTCCAAATATCAGTAAAACGCTCCAGAACGCCAACTTATTAACCGTAAACAAACAACCAGTGATCTCACAGCCACAACAATCGCAGCAAGTACATATCCAGAACTCGTCCCAATTGCAACAACAGTTGCTACAGCAAACTTCGCAAGCACAACAACAGTCGCAGCAACAAGCGGCGCAGAAACAACAACCTCAGCAGCAACAACAAGCAAATACGAATCCACAAACACAGAAAAGTCTCAGTATTACGAATGTTCATCAAAAGACGATCGCTGCGACCATCCCCAATAACCAACGAACTCAGGTAGTTAACTCCAAgatacaacaacaacaaatGGTCATGAGAGTAGGTGTGACGAAGAATCAAGCGCAAAATTTACAGCAGAGCAACCTGAAAAGTAGTGTACCTCAGAAAATTGCAAATACCGTAAAAACTTCGAACTCGCAGAACGTCGTGCAACAGTCGTTGCATAGAAATGCGAATGCGCAGCCAGTGAAAATAATTCAGCAACAACAGAACGTTATAGGGCCACAGAATGCTCAAAAACAACCTGGATGCATCAAAACGATACCTCCTCAAAAACCAGCTCAAAGGAACCACACGCAAAAAGTAACCGGTATTAAGACCTCTCTAAATACAAACGTAGCTGCAGTGAAAGGTCAAGGTCCGGCAACTGCGATCGCACAAAAGGCAAGCATCAAAACCTTGCTTCCTCAACAGACTGTTGCCACGAATATGTTGATGCATAAAAATCAGCCGATTAAAATACAGCAGCAAGCTATACAACAAAAACAACTTATTACAACGTCACAGTTTTCCCAGCAAGTTAGACAACAATCTGGACAAGTAAAGACGTTACTGCCAGTAACTAGCATGGAACCTCGCAAAGATGTTGAGAATAA aaTCGAACCCGAGCTACGCGAATCTAAAGAAGACGAACGTCAACAACGTCCTATAACTCCAATTATAAGAATACCTCCGCCTTACGAG TGTCTTCAGTACGTCCTACAGGATCACAATTATGGGGCACCACCACCACGAACACCGTCACCTCCGTCACCCCCATCTCATGCAAAACAGCCTATCAACGGTGCCGGAAGTTCGTCTACGACTTCTCAGCATCCTTACATTTATGGAAAAG TTGTTAGTGGCGCTAATATGGACGACGATGCAGCCAGTGCTATCAGCAGCGAAATAGGCAGGGACGCAGAACTGGAAGGCGAAGAAACCGAAACTGCTCCCGAGGGTGAAGGGGATGATGAAGATAGTGTTACTAGATGTATATG CGACTTTGAACATGATGATGGATACATGATCTGTTGTGATCGTTGTCT agTTTGGCAACACGTTGATTGCATGGGTATAGATCGTTCTAACATTCCTGACGAATACCTCTGTGAGATTTGTCGACCGCGACGAGTAGATAGGCAAAGAGCTCGTGCTTTGCAAATGCGTAAACGCGAGGAATTGCTAAATTCAGATACATCATCCGATACATCGTCCACCAGTTCAGCAGATACTGATGTTGGGGTCAGTACGATCCCCAAGAAACGAACTTTGCAACAACAAATTCCTCGACGAAAATCCGAACCACCGCAAGTAAGACGATtgaacaacaataacaacaacaataataataacgtcgCGAAAAGGCAGAGGAGAGATTCTCATCCGAGACAATCCAGTGCTGTTCGTAAAAAAGAAGCTACAAAGCGAGGCCCGGGTAAACGTAAAGCTAAACGGAGAATGAGTTTGGAAGATAAAGAAGAGGAAACTCAAGATACGTGGAGCTCCAACGTCGCGCCACTAAGACAGTGGATCGAACGTTACGAGGAAGCAGTAACAAATCACTATAGTCCAGAATTACGAGCTAGGATATCATCTATCAAAGTAAATGGTACACACAGTGATTTGAGACAGAGCAACATGAATATCATTGCCACCGGAAAGTGTAGGCTCAACGTACATAGTAACAACGTTAGG TTTTTAGTAGCAACGATGTATCTCCCACCAAACACACCCGTCGTTGAATTACGAGGAAAGTATATGTTAAGTACGCAACATCGACCGTCCTATCCTCAAGGAAGGCATCATACCCAGAGGCCCGGACCCTTTGTATTCTTTTACCGATTACCACGAGACGGAACAGAAGTCTGTGTAGACACAAGAACGTATGGAAACGATGCTAGATTTGTGCGACGTAGTTGTAAACCTAACGCGGAAGTGAAACATTGTATAGAAAAAGGAACGTTACATTTGTATATTGTGACTACAAGCGCGATTGAGAAAAATGCCGAAATTACGATCAGACACGAACAACATGATCTCTTGCTATCGCCTAATCCAAATGGCCCCATGATGCCCATTGTCTGTGCGTGTAATAACCCAAGGGAATGTCAAATAGTGTCTCTAAATCAGTTGAATAGAAGAGGAAGCAACGGAGCATTGGCTGAGAATGCAGATGGCCGAGAGAGGAGACGAAGGGGTAGACGAAACACAATTTGCGAGGACAGCGATTCCTCGACCGTGATATCTAATAATACTGTCATCACGCAACCTGCACCACCGCCGACGACAGTGTCATCATCGGTATCCGCGCCACCAAGAAGGACAGTTACAACCACCGTTGCAAATACGGTGCGCCAAATACCTAAAGAGGAAACGCTTACGTTAGTGCAGCAGCCACAAACTTCCCCGAATTTAAGTCAACCAATAGTGTCAGAGACTAAGAAAGACAAGAAGAAGATGActagagaagagagaaagatggAAGCTATTATGAAAGCTTTCGAGAGGCTCGAAAAAGCAGAACAAAGAAAACAAGAAGTTCAAGCACGAAATGCACAGCGGAAGGAGTCTGGTGGTACGCATAGCGATAATGAAGATAGTCATAGTGTCACGATACAAAcaaagcaaaaacaacaaaattCCGATAGACCTTTAAGGCGGAAGAGAAGAAAGGGTAGAGCAAGGACTACTAGTACTTCTCAATCGCAAAGTAGCAGTCGAAGAACCAGACTGAATTCCGCAGATTCAGACGAATCGTCCGGAGAAGAAAGCAATTCGATGCAGTCGCCACCTTTGTTGAGCCAAAATCATTCGCAAAGTCGAGATGCTCCTTATCACCTGCATGCTCCTGCGAAAAGTACGAACGAGAACGTTACTACAGCTGCTCATCAAGGAATACCAACGGCTGCTGGTTTACTGTTAGCTTTAGCAAATTCTAACGCACCTGGACCGAGTTCGCCTCCTTTGCAACAACCAACGCCAGTTAAAAGTCCAACCTGTGACAGCGGTGCAAGCAGCAGCTCCCAAAGTTCAACTCCATCCACTCCTTTATCCTCGGCTTGCTTGTTAGTCGCAGCGGCGGTTGGTCCTCTAGCTCCTGGCTTCAAATTTCCGAAAACCAAGAAAGTTCTAATGAATGAATGGTTAAAAGAGTCACCCGATCCACCGCAAAGCAATATATCTCAGATATCACCGTTACCAACATTACCACCGGCTTCTGCGACGAATTCGATAAATCCTCTTTGCAGGTCTTCGGATTTTTCTTTGCCGACGGACTCATCTGCAGAATTCTTAACGCAGAGTTATGCAGCCAAAAGTTTAGCCACTCTTGTGCAGGCGGCGAATTCAGTATCTGGAATATGCGATTCACCGCCGCAACGTAAACAACAAGCAATCAGTGGAAATACGGTTTGCCCTGTTTCTACGGGATCTGCCAAGAAAAGATGGTTACGTCAAGCCATTTCTGAAGAATGTGATTCACCAAATAGTCGACCGGAGAGTCCGCCGGCCAGTGAAATGGTAGCTCCACCGAAGAAAAGAAGGATAGCTAGAGAAAGTTTATCGTCAGACAATTACACTCCACCCACTACACCTACTATGTTAGTTCCTGAGTCCACTCCGAATAATAGATCTTTGTGTCCTGCTGAA GACGATTTCATCGAACACCTGCAATCCTCGTTGGTTGATCAGAATGAAGAAGGTCACACGACAACAGAATCTGTAAAGCAAGAGGTTGCCTCGCACGAACACGCGAATTCAAACGAGGCCGTACGACAAAAACTTTCGATAGATATTCCACAGGATTTTCATCTTAAAACAGTAAAATCCGAGAAACATTTAGTGATAGACACTTCGATAATGAAAGAAGAGAACATCGGaatgaagaaagaagagaaagatgaaATGGATTGTGACACTTACATGCACTTGGAGTCAAAATCTTTTATCAAGAATGAATTGCGATCTGTTAAAAACGAACCGGTTGGTCATCAGAAAAATAAGAGCAAGAAGGAATATAttataaagaaagaagagaatttGGATATGGAAAAGGGTACCGTCGAGATAGTCGATCAAAACGAAGGAGACACGGAAATGGAAGATTTCAGCTCTCCAATCGCTGTTATGGAATCGGATGCAATTCTGAAGGAACGCGTGGCTGAGATGAAACTGGAATTCGGAGGTAGTATAAGTGAGATGGTTAAAGTTGAAGATGATAAGTGTGATGATGATAAAAGATTCGAAGACGCGAAGTGCGAAATCAAATCTGACGACAACATGTCGATCGACGAATTTGACGTTGAAGCTCAAATGAAGAAAATTACTGGTGACGATGGAAATGATTATAAGGAAAAAGTAGACACTAGTTCGGAGAAGGATAAAAGCATGGATGGTATTGAGGGTCTGATGGAGAGCTCCAAAGAAGATTCCGAATCTGAGGATAAAGACATAGATGATGTGAAATACGAGTCGCCATCATTCAAATCATTCAATTTAAACCACGAGGAAAAGTTATTCAAAGAATTCGGAAGCAAATCCGAACCAGAATGTATCATTGAGAATAACATTAAAGAAATCGAACAGAGCCAGGAATCTCAGAAAATTGAACAGCCGTCCGCGTTCGTTACTTCATCCGAAGAATCCATTTTTGAGTCTGTGTCTTCCAACATGGACACAGAATCCATTACAGAACCACCAAAGAGTTTTCATTCCATTCCACCATTAAGTGAACGAATTCGTAAAAAGACAGAAGCAACAAGTGCTCCAAAAAGCCAATTGAATTTTGAAGCAGCTATTATCGAATCTACCATTGATATGGAGACGGAAGATGAATCCAAAAATGGTGAACAAAAGTCTATGCTCTCGACGGCGTTAAGGGAATTGCTGGAAGCTAAGTTAGATGATCTAACAAACGAGAGCGCTAAAGAAGAAGTTATCGAAGAAAATAATACACCATACATCGAGCCAAAGTCTGAAACTTCTGAGCAGATTATAGAGATACAAGAGTGTAcgacaaaaccaatccctcaaAATATTCACAATGAAGAAACTCCAGTAAAAGAGGAGGAAGCTCCGCCTAAGGAAATCAAACGATTAAAGGACCCGAGAACTGTCGTTCCAAATAGTATGCCAGCTCCTGCATTTAAACCCGAAACAATCCCCCCTGTTAAACGAAAG TAA